One Thermococcus sp. DNA segment encodes these proteins:
- a CDS encoding 4Fe-4S dicluster domain-containing protein encodes MSEIPAYLRNGYITPEELEKFIPLPSEERMRKRPVAIPECPQEIPCAPCREVCPVNAIEMPTPNDLPIVNYEKCVGCSLCVQICPGLAFFMVHYVGNRARVTMPYELLPVPKRGEEVILLNRTGEPVGRGRVVLVIPREKSMGDRAVITVEMPIDLAWEVRGIKVPGDEEDG; translated from the coding sequence GTGAGTGAGATTCCCGCTTACCTCAGAAACGGTTACATCACCCCGGAGGAGCTTGAAAAGTTCATCCCCTTGCCGAGCGAGGAGAGGATGAGGAAACGGCCGGTTGCGATTCCGGAGTGTCCGCAGGAGATACCCTGCGCCCCGTGCAGGGAGGTATGCCCCGTCAACGCCATCGAGATGCCTACTCCCAACGATTTGCCGATTGTGAACTACGAGAAGTGTGTGGGCTGCTCCCTCTGCGTTCAGATATGTCCTGGCCTGGCCTTCTTCATGGTGCACTACGTCGGTAACAGAGCAAGGGTAACGATGCCCTACGAACTCCTGCCGGTTCCTAAGAGGGGCGAAGAGGTGATCTTACTCAACCGCACCGGCGAACCCGTCGGCAGGGGGAGGGTTGTTCTCGTCATCCCGCGCGAAAAGAGCATGGGGGATAGGGCGGTTATCACAGTGGAGATGCCCATAGACCTTGCC